The following coding sequences are from one Paenibacillus stellifer window:
- a CDS encoding terminase large subunit has product MDRVTAYAQEVVSGRIVAGKTQRQACERHLRDLARQGTKNFPYVFDPDRAHEIIEFAESLTLAEGEEPEPLRLWGFQDFIFGSWNGWLTMDGYRRFRTSYVQVGRQNGKSLGNAVPSLYYGNFDGYNYPQVYCTATKELQARIVLKECVKFINADPELAGSKYEAGLFTVKDYASKILCNLTHGEIRALGRDTNSIDGFRPYFASVDEYHKHKDNQMYKLLSDGQKKLRQCLTSVITTAGFDINSPCYELYEYCKLILSGAHEDETQFVFICELDKDDDIWDEANWPKANPLWTDQTLDSLRADALKAQQMQGEELRNFMTKSLNIWVQFADTQYMNMEHWKACASDTTLEDMAGRECYLGLDLSSGGDLTSGNLEFPLDIDGQRKYYIDSHSWIPAARVAEHVKSDNAPYDMWIREGLLTPTETMGGVKTDYKYILTYYRNLIKKHNLKLKGIAYDPHNADAFLSDLEEFGVPLVEIVQSARSLNDATVDFRLEVEAGNVIYDRRNKLLTWSMANAKTVSNSFGEIKIDKDPKAKTKRIDPVDAVIDSHKLTLSMAAKAKRSAYETWGVRQL; this is encoded by the coding sequence CTGGACAGGGTAACGGCATATGCGCAGGAAGTGGTTTCCGGCCGAATTGTGGCCGGCAAGACGCAGCGCCAGGCCTGCGAGCGACATCTTAGAGACCTTGCCCGGCAGGGGACGAAGAACTTCCCTTATGTCTTCGATCCGGACCGCGCCCATGAGATCATCGAATTTGCCGAATCACTGACACTGGCCGAAGGAGAGGAGCCCGAACCACTCCGGCTGTGGGGCTTTCAGGACTTCATTTTCGGGAGTTGGAACGGCTGGCTGACCATGGACGGTTACCGCAGATTCCGCACCTCCTATGTGCAGGTGGGGCGGCAAAACGGGAAATCCCTCGGGAACGCGGTGCCGTCGCTGTATTACGGTAACTTCGATGGGTACAACTACCCGCAGGTGTACTGTACGGCAACCAAAGAGCTGCAGGCCCGCATCGTCCTGAAAGAATGCGTCAAGTTTATCAATGCGGACCCAGAACTTGCCGGATCAAAGTACGAGGCCGGCTTATTCACGGTCAAGGATTACGCCAGCAAAATCCTTTGCAACCTGACGCACGGCGAGATTCGGGCGCTCGGGCGGGATACAAACAGCATCGACGGTTTCCGTCCCTATTTTGCGTCGGTCGATGAGTATCACAAGCACAAGGACAATCAGATGTACAAGCTGCTGTCCGACGGCCAGAAGAAGCTGCGGCAGTGTTTGACCTCGGTCATTACGACGGCCGGCTTTGACATTAATTCGCCGTGCTATGAGCTTTACGAATACTGCAAGCTGATCCTCAGCGGAGCCCACGAGGACGAAACACAGTTCGTATTCATCTGCGAGCTGGACAAGGATGACGATATCTGGGATGAGGCGAACTGGCCGAAGGCGAACCCGCTCTGGACCGATCAGACGCTGGACAGCCTGCGGGCGGATGCGCTCAAGGCCCAGCAGATGCAGGGCGAAGAACTTCGGAACTTTATGACCAAGTCCCTGAATATCTGGGTGCAGTTTGCGGATACGCAGTACATGAACATGGAGCACTGGAAAGCCTGCGCTTCGGATACAACGCTGGAGGATATGGCGGGCCGGGAATGCTATCTGGGCCTCGACCTTTCATCTGGCGGCGACTTGACCTCCGGGAACCTCGAATTTCCGCTGGACATAGACGGACAGCGCAAGTATTACATTGACTCACATAGCTGGATTCCGGCGGCGCGGGTGGCTGAACACGTCAAATCAGACAATGCGCCTTATGACATGTGGATTCGAGAGGGCCTGCTGACCCCTACAGAGACGATGGGCGGCGTCAAGACGGACTATAAATACATCCTGACCTATTACCGGAACCTGATCAAAAAACATAATTTGAAGCTCAAAGGCATCGCTTATGACCCTCATAATGCGGATGCCTTTTTGTCTGACCTGGAAGAATTCGGCGTGCCATTGGTGGAAATCGTCCAATCGGCGCGCAGCCTGAATGATGCGACGGTCGATTTCCGGCTGGAAGTCGAGGCGGGCAATGTGATCTATGACCGGCGCAATAAGCTGCTGACCTGGTCCATGGCGAACGCCAAGACGGTCAGCAACAGCTTCGGTGAGATCAAGATTGACAAGGACCCGAAGGCGAAGACCAAACGGATTGACCCGGTCGATGCGGTAATCGACAGCCACAAGCTGACCCTGTCTATGGCGGCCAAGGCCAAACGATCAGCTTATGAAACGTGGGGAGTGAGACAACTTTGA
- a CDS encoding helix-turn-helix transcriptional regulator yields MKTIYFSNNLKRFRELKGLTKEELGKRVGVSGAMVGYWESGKNEPRMGKVQLIADVLETDIDQLLFAEPPKQIELTIDSLTDGLSENRKRAIKAVMSLSEEDLELFIQLMERNTEK; encoded by the coding sequence GTGAAGACAATATATTTCTCAAATAATTTAAAACGTTTTAGGGAATTAAAGGGGTTGACCAAGGAAGAATTAGGAAAGAGAGTCGGGGTATCTGGAGCAATGGTTGGGTACTGGGAGAGCGGTAAAAATGAGCCGCGGATGGGGAAAGTGCAGTTGATAGCGGATGTATTGGAAACCGACATCGACCAACTGTTATTCGCAGAACCTCCAAAACAAATTGAGTTAACGATCGATTCACTGACCGATGGATTGAGCGAAAATAGAAAGAGAGCCATCAAGGCGGTTATGTCTCTTTCTGAAGAGGATCTAGAATTGTTCATTCAACTGATGGAGCGCAACACAGAAAAATAA
- a CDS encoding YopX family protein — protein sequence MSREIKFRAWLKKERRMLDKVNLTFPGAEMVIQWYDSLDDYYAGSLSDCGERDVEVMQYTGLKDRNGREIYEGDILRDRASHDEIYYYKVIWSKSNACFYFQDYFADHERFGGEDIEWSQTEAIGNIYENPELLGEAEKAE from the coding sequence ATGAGCAGAGAGATTAAATTCCGGGCGTGGCTGAAAAAGGAACGCCGAATGCTCGATAAGGTAAATCTGACATTCCCAGGCGCCGAAATGGTGATCCAGTGGTACGACAGCCTGGACGACTATTACGCCGGTTCGCTTTCTGATTGCGGCGAACGTGATGTGGAAGTCATGCAATACACCGGCCTGAAAGACCGTAACGGACGGGAGATTTATGAGGGCGACATACTGCGTGACCGTGCATCACACGACGAAATCTATTACTACAAGGTAATATGGTCAAAATCAAATGCCTGCTTCTACTTTCAAGACTACTTCGCAGACCATGAACGATTCGGAGGAGAAGATATTGAATGGTCGCAGACCGAAGCAATCGGCAACATCTACGAAAACCCAGAACTATTAGGAGAGGCGGAGAAAGCAGAATGA
- a CDS encoding P27 family phage terminase small subunit: protein MGRNAKPVSLHIAQGNPNRLTKEQLQQRQEAEVKLGKTELDKLKPPAFVKNDVIAFTHWKQCLKEYKAAAAQDINLLTSSDVGLLAMYCKTYAEYERLQKSYQTIDKVAYDSEQLDEYIEDSDEFDTRVKRQLRSMIAVDGLLRIETAINKKMDMLLKMQDRLFLNPLAKVKNVPKPQKKEEAPSRFGRFGGGRGG, encoded by the coding sequence ATGGGCAGGAACGCAAAACCGGTATCCCTGCACATCGCCCAGGGCAATCCGAACCGACTGACAAAAGAGCAGTTGCAGCAGCGGCAAGAAGCCGAGGTGAAGCTGGGAAAAACTGAACTCGACAAGCTGAAACCGCCGGCCTTCGTAAAGAATGACGTGATCGCCTTCACGCATTGGAAACAGTGCTTGAAGGAATATAAAGCCGCGGCTGCGCAGGATATCAACCTGCTGACGAGTTCGGACGTTGGCTTGTTGGCGATGTATTGCAAGACCTATGCCGAGTACGAACGGCTGCAAAAGTCATATCAAACCATCGACAAGGTGGCCTATGACAGCGAACAGCTGGATGAATATATCGAGGACAGCGACGAATTCGATACCCGGGTGAAGCGTCAGCTCCGCAGCATGATTGCAGTCGACGGCCTGCTGCGGATCGAGACGGCCATCAATAAGAAAATGGACATGCTGCTCAAAATGCAGGACCGCTTATTCCTCAATCCGCTCGCCAAGGTCAAGAATGTGCCGAAGCCGCAGAAGAAGGAAGAGGCGCCGAGCCGTTTCGGAAGATTCGGAGGGGGCCGAGGTGGCTAA
- a CDS encoding BC1872 family protein, with translation MTLTREEILAMEPGRLLEAKVAELVMGLDMVEGQLPHLPRYFLSDYEKTIHRDVPLYSSDISAAWEVVEHMKSKNWEFIIASEDEKIDVTFYWDVHRMEGAVFVGTAPQAICKAALLAVLNL, from the coding sequence ATGACACTCACAAGGGAAGAGATACTGGCGATGGAACCGGGGCGGCTGCTGGAAGCTAAAGTCGCTGAGCTGGTAATGGGCCTGGATATGGTCGAAGGACAACTGCCGCACCTGCCGAGGTATTTCCTGTCAGACTACGAAAAGACGATCCACCGCGACGTTCCGCTGTACTCTTCAGACATATCCGCAGCATGGGAAGTAGTAGAACATATGAAGTCAAAAAATTGGGAATTTATTATTGCTTCAGAAGACGAAAAAATAGACGTTACCTTTTATTGGGACGTACATCGGATGGAAGGCGCTGTGTTCGTCGGAACAGCTCCTCAAGCCATATGTAAAGCTGCTCTATTAGCAGTACTTAACTTATAA
- a CDS encoding ATP-binding protein, whose amino-acid sequence MTTSLFADDEHDGTYCCLGCRQTIGRTYFPPNGKWGLKKACACVVAENEAREKEQERKLRRAKMERIYAKSIMNEALQKATFHNFIQRPGTEAVCKASADFVRSFEGRTTGLLMYGKAGNGKSHLAASINHELNRRGWVCLFLDVPQLFNLAKDTNRKDSKTSLTDIISGAIAADLLTLDELGSGYLTEYEFNDILFPIINGRQGKPTNFTTNLDLGRLANWFEKDKNGAPLDTDGRIYDRILGSTDIYENQGTSKRREDAIKRANGGRQ is encoded by the coding sequence ATGACGACATCTTTGTTCGCCGATGACGAGCATGATGGGACATATTGCTGCCTCGGTTGCCGGCAGACAATCGGCCGGACATACTTTCCGCCGAATGGGAAGTGGGGCCTGAAGAAAGCCTGCGCCTGCGTCGTCGCCGAGAACGAGGCCAGAGAGAAGGAGCAGGAGCGGAAGCTGCGCCGGGCCAAGATGGAGCGGATCTATGCTAAGTCAATCATGAACGAAGCTCTCCAGAAGGCGACATTCCACAACTTTATCCAGCGCCCTGGAACGGAAGCGGTTTGCAAGGCATCGGCGGATTTCGTTCGTAGCTTCGAAGGTCGAACAACCGGACTCCTGATGTATGGGAAGGCAGGAAATGGAAAAAGCCATTTGGCCGCATCCATCAATCACGAACTGAACCGACGCGGATGGGTATGCCTCTTCTTGGATGTTCCGCAGTTGTTCAACCTGGCGAAGGACACGAACCGGAAGGACTCCAAGACAAGCCTCACGGACATTATCTCCGGCGCCATTGCAGCGGATCTCCTCACACTGGACGAGTTGGGCAGCGGCTACCTGACGGAATATGAGTTCAACGACATTTTGTTCCCGATCATCAACGGACGGCAGGGCAAGCCGACGAACTTCACGACAAACCTGGACCTGGGCCGGCTGGCTAACTGGTTTGAGAAAGACAAGAACGGCGCGCCTCTGGATACTGACGGACGGATCTACGACCGAATCCTTGGGAGCACGGACATTTACGAGAATCAAGGCACTTCGAAACGTCGCGAAGATGCGATAAAGCGCGCGAACGGAGGGAGACAGTGA
- a CDS encoding helix-turn-helix domain-containing protein — translation MIATEKTAETKSLREWRFLRDLPKSAVAKGIGVHPSTYDRMEKNPLSISIANAVALASFFGCEVKQIKFFE, via the coding sequence ATGATTGCTACAGAAAAGACCGCAGAGACCAAATCATTAAGGGAATGGAGGTTTTTGAGGGATCTCCCCAAAAGTGCGGTTGCCAAGGGCATAGGCGTCCATCCATCGACATATGACCGGATGGAGAAAAATCCCCTGAGTATTTCTATTGCGAATGCTGTGGCCTTGGCGAGTTTTTTTGGATGCGAAGTTAAACAAATAAAATTTTTCGAGTAA
- a CDS encoding HNH endonuclease, whose translation MEHQTFWKPERQEKPKKTNGIGRGRKERKQLPEWKRNLFPDHQPGKSSADRAVFPQKVVAELIAEAGGLCRCCRSRPDTTTHHVYPRGRKGRGVKTNGLRLCGICHDMIQTDEELLQEWISIFRDLYGDHFWFDDQDWEEYNRKASIQAEAEREQDARRREIEPVADLVSTAAGRPLRAKELRLIESFDRKTLDVFAGMMRDALNGYAAGGHYRPVDRFED comes from the coding sequence ATGGAGCATCAGACCTTTTGGAAACCAGAACGGCAGGAGAAGCCGAAGAAGACCAATGGGATCGGCCGGGGCCGGAAGGAACGGAAGCAGCTGCCGGAGTGGAAACGGAATCTCTTCCCGGACCATCAGCCAGGCAAGAGCAGCGCGGACCGAGCGGTATTCCCGCAGAAGGTCGTCGCGGAGCTGATTGCCGAAGCAGGCGGACTCTGCCGGTGCTGTAGATCACGGCCGGACACCACGACTCACCACGTTTACCCAAGAGGCCGAAAAGGAAGAGGGGTCAAGACGAACGGCCTGCGTCTTTGTGGAATCTGTCACGACATGATCCAGACGGATGAAGAACTGCTGCAGGAGTGGATCAGCATCTTCCGGGACCTGTACGGAGACCACTTTTGGTTCGATGACCAAGATTGGGAAGAGTACAACCGCAAGGCATCCATTCAGGCAGAGGCTGAGCGCGAGCAGGATGCCCGGAGACGGGAGATTGAGCCTGTAGCCGACTTAGTGTCTACCGCCGCCGGGCGACCGCTGAGAGCGAAAGAATTACGGCTCATAGAGTCTTTCGACCGTAAGACCTTGGATGTGTTCGCTGGTATGATGCGGGACGCGCTGAACGGATACGCCGCCGGCGGACATTACCGTCCGGTGGATAGGTTCGAGGACTGA
- a CDS encoding HNH endonuclease: MPLKKFCRKAGCSNLTDGEGYCPAHQGEERSYDKDRGTAAQRGYNRDWQRARVHFLQQHPLCADCERRGKVAVANVVDHIIPHKGDPALFWDRGNWQALCTPCHSRKTVQQDGGFGNPLRGRGG, encoded by the coding sequence ATGCCCCTTAAAAAGTTCTGCAGGAAGGCGGGATGCTCCAACCTAACGGATGGAGAGGGATACTGCCCAGCGCACCAAGGCGAGGAACGAAGCTACGACAAGGACAGAGGAACGGCCGCGCAGCGGGGATACAATCGAGACTGGCAGCGGGCGCGTGTTCACTTCCTGCAGCAGCATCCGCTGTGCGCCGACTGCGAGCGTAGAGGTAAGGTCGCCGTAGCCAACGTAGTGGACCATATCATCCCGCACAAGGGAGACCCAGCGCTGTTCTGGGACCGCGGTAACTGGCAGGCGCTGTGCACGCCATGCCACAGCCGAAAGACCGTGCAGCAGGACGGCGGGTTCGGAAATCCGCTGAGGGGGAGGGGGGGTTAA
- a CDS encoding phage antirepressor KilAC domain-containing protein, which yields MNQLQVFNFTGSEVRVVIHDGRPWWVAKDVCQAIDIDQSQTRRLDDDEKGLRLIQTPGGSQEVLTVNEPGLYSLILGSRKPEAKSFKRWITHEVLPAIRTTGMYAADELLDNPDLLIEAATRLKEERAARRALEAKIEKDRPKVIYAESVEVSENTILIGELAKLLKQNGIDIGQNRLFKILRSEGYLGVRGEYWNMPTQRSMDLALFEIKTRTINNPDGSTRTTRTTKVTGKGQIYFINKFKGAMKP from the coding sequence ATGAATCAACTGCAAGTCTTTAATTTTACCGGAAGCGAAGTAAGAGTAGTTATTCATGACGGCCGCCCGTGGTGGGTGGCAAAGGATGTCTGCCAGGCTATCGACATCGACCAGAGTCAAACCAGACGCCTTGATGATGATGAAAAGGGGTTGCGTTTAATACAAACCCCTGGGGGATCTCAAGAAGTACTCACCGTAAACGAGCCCGGCCTTTACTCTCTTATTCTCGGCAGTAGGAAGCCGGAGGCGAAAAGTTTTAAACGGTGGATTACGCACGAGGTTTTGCCGGCGATCCGAACAACAGGGATGTACGCGGCTGATGAGCTGCTGGACAACCCAGATCTACTGATTGAGGCAGCAACCCGGCTAAAAGAGGAACGAGCCGCGCGGCGAGCACTTGAGGCGAAGATCGAGAAGGACCGACCGAAAGTCATTTACGCCGAGTCGGTGGAGGTTTCCGAAAATACGATCCTGATCGGTGAGCTCGCAAAACTCCTGAAGCAAAACGGGATAGATATAGGTCAGAATCGGCTGTTCAAGATTCTTCGGAGTGAGGGTTACCTGGGAGTCCGCGGTGAGTATTGGAACATGCCGACCCAGCGATCGATGGATCTCGCTTTGTTCGAGATTAAGACCCGGACAATCAATAATCCGGACGGAAGCACACGGACAACACGAACGACCAAAGTAACAGGCAAAGGTCAAATCTATTTTATCAACAAATTCAAAGGAGCGATGAAACCATGA
- a CDS encoding HNH endonuclease signature motif containing protein, whose protein sequence is MLEDAKRKKSKRKRKNVSVPIRELVYKRDKRRCCRCGNKKNLHIHHKIHVEDGGTNDPSNLELLCDLCHALEHEGEPIYNLMIKSSFWEYEDAINL, encoded by the coding sequence ATGCTCGAAGATGCGAAACGGAAAAAATCAAAGCGAAAACGCAAGAATGTCAGCGTTCCAATAAGAGAGCTTGTCTATAAACGTGACAAGAGACGCTGCTGCCGTTGTGGCAATAAGAAAAATCTGCACATCCATCACAAAATCCACGTCGAAGACGGAGGAACTAACGACCCTTCAAATTTAGAATTACTTTGCGACTTGTGCCACGCTTTAGAACACGAAGGTGAACCTATATACAACTTAATGATCAAATCTTCCTTTTGGGAATACGAAGATGCGATAAATTTGTAA
- a CDS encoding helix-turn-helix domain-containing protein: protein MEHIPHILTLKQAAYHLGLSEITLKRRIYAKQLKAYKDGGYWKIKREWLDEYQNNLISKTDEEANAIGI, encoded by the coding sequence ATGGAACATATTCCGCACATTTTAACCCTCAAGCAAGCGGCATATCACTTGGGTCTGAGTGAGATTACGTTAAAAAGAAGAATATACGCCAAACAGCTTAAGGCATATAAGGATGGCGGATATTGGAAAATCAAGCGCGAATGGCTTGATGAGTATCAGAACAACCTCATTTCAAAAACGGATGAGGAGGCAAATGCCATTGGAATTTGA
- a CDS encoding TetR/AcrR family transcriptional regulator produces MPKIVDHEQQKIKVAEATWRVIRKAGMENATVRQIAQEAGFSPGLMRHYFSSQTELLAYAMNLVAERVRQRIESYPFSGTPLANILWILGVFLPLDEERQAEMEVWLAFKVKSLTDPSLQELAMRVRAEMKAVMEQAILSLIESGEARPGLRADAESEPMLVYIDGLALHGLLYPDQMPQSRLSELLKLYVESLCNESNEQGVTD; encoded by the coding sequence ATGCCGAAAATTGTAGATCATGAACAGCAAAAAATAAAAGTGGCGGAAGCAACATGGAGAGTTATCCGCAAAGCAGGGATGGAAAACGCCACCGTACGCCAAATCGCCCAGGAAGCCGGCTTCTCTCCAGGCTTAATGCGCCATTACTTCTCCAGCCAGACCGAGCTGCTGGCCTATGCCATGAATCTTGTCGCGGAGAGAGTGCGGCAGCGAATCGAGAGCTACCCGTTTAGCGGTACACCGCTGGCCAATATACTTTGGATACTCGGTGTGTTTTTGCCTCTTGATGAAGAGAGACAAGCGGAGATGGAGGTTTGGCTTGCGTTCAAGGTCAAGTCGCTGACTGACCCCTCGCTGCAAGAGCTTGCCATGCGCGTTCGCGCCGAGATGAAGGCCGTGATGGAGCAGGCCATCTTGTCGCTGATCGAGAGTGGAGAGGCACGTCCGGGACTCCGTGCAGACGCAGAAAGCGAGCCCATGCTCGTATACATCGACGGCCTTGCCCTGCACGGCCTGCTGTATCCGGATCAGATGCCGCAATCACGGTTGAGCGAGCTGCTTAAGCTCTACGTAGAGTCTTTATGTAACGAGAGCAACGAGCAGGGAGTAACAGATTAA
- a CDS encoding tyrosine-type recombinase/integrase → MDNIVKKSKKKKKLPPGVRERDGRYTYRYNTYVTENGKKKRKFKETASYSNPADAYEAGILIKASQIQGTYVDEKNISFGDWADKWFEMYEQSDRKDHTIVTRKSRMNVLKKEFGDYKLKEITPLQYQEYLFRLKKSGKEKNTILGLHSTMTMIVKKAARPPYEIIAKDFTTGVEIPKFKESVQSLKEGKPKELYLEKEELAVFINTAYAMAEHAENDHERMIARQCARALHILSYTGLRIGELCALDEDDIDEENKKINIIKTLNVQHGIENYILDTPKNETSIREVDVTSRVIALFREQAIEKKKARLMFGQNFYKKEDFVFVNMHRKPGCPLSPLEIARYMAEVLREAGVCKKLSPHKLRHTYTSLSAEAGIELAAIQRQLGHANDRMTTQVYLHVTKSIRRTNVEKLESLMDHL, encoded by the coding sequence ATGGATAACATTGTTAAGAAATCCAAGAAAAAAAAGAAGCTTCCTCCAGGCGTCCGCGAACGTGATGGTCGCTACACATACAGATACAACACATACGTAACTGAAAACGGAAAAAAGAAACGTAAGTTTAAAGAAACTGCCTCATATTCAAATCCTGCCGATGCGTACGAAGCCGGCATATTAATTAAGGCATCGCAGATACAAGGGACGTACGTTGATGAAAAGAATATCTCATTCGGCGATTGGGCTGATAAATGGTTCGAAATGTACGAACAATCAGATCGCAAGGATCACACTATAGTCACTCGCAAAAGCCGAATGAATGTACTAAAAAAAGAATTCGGGGATTACAAACTCAAAGAGATAACGCCGCTGCAGTACCAAGAATACTTATTCAGACTTAAGAAGTCTGGAAAGGAAAAGAACACCATCCTCGGGCTGCACTCTACAATGACCATGATTGTTAAAAAGGCTGCTCGTCCACCATACGAAATTATCGCCAAAGATTTTACCACGGGTGTCGAGATACCAAAATTTAAGGAGAGTGTACAGAGTCTTAAAGAGGGCAAGCCGAAGGAACTTTACTTGGAAAAGGAAGAACTTGCGGTGTTTATTAACACTGCTTACGCAATGGCTGAACACGCCGAGAATGATCATGAGAGGATGATCGCCAGGCAGTGCGCCAGGGCGCTACACATACTATCTTATACCGGCCTGCGGATCGGGGAGCTTTGCGCGTTGGATGAAGATGATATCGATGAGGAAAATAAGAAGATAAATATTATTAAAACTCTGAATGTTCAACATGGGATAGAAAATTATATCCTCGACACTCCAAAGAACGAAACCTCTATACGAGAAGTTGATGTAACCAGCAGAGTCATAGCACTTTTCCGAGAACAGGCGATCGAAAAGAAAAAAGCCAGGCTCATGTTCGGACAGAATTTTTATAAAAAAGAGGACTTTGTTTTTGTGAACATGCACAGAAAACCCGGGTGCCCGCTTTCACCTTTGGAGATAGCCAGATACATGGCCGAGGTTTTGCGCGAAGCCGGGGTATGCAAAAAGCTTTCTCCGCATAAGTTGCGCCATACTTATACTAGCCTTTCGGCAGAGGCTGGGATCGAGTTGGCGGCGATCCAGCGACAGTTGGGACATGCTAATGATAGAATGACCACTCAGGTATATCTACATGTGACCAAGTCAATACGAAGAACAAACGTGGAAAAATTAGAGTCTCTAATGGATCATCTTTAA
- a CDS encoding sigma factor-like helix-turn-helix DNA-binding protein, which translates to MGIRRCDKFVKGLVRMKDMALIASYRETKKQLNKAIALLDKQLEPMKEELKGTKDKQERAMIRERMSPIKAERNALTASVSDLDYSIEWMDTGYPPGWRRPMERRSIHQRTKVWDPQWMDHLTSYEFEFEVAEIGRPLTREQEWMIEDALRNLSERERQCYVLYHAFGMSMQSIAYEMGVKKGSVQVMLNRADLKIEYNKANNLFLLCM; encoded by the coding sequence TTGGGAATACGAAGATGCGATAAATTTGTAAAAGGGCTGGTGCGAATGAAGGATATGGCTCTGATTGCTAGTTACAGGGAGACCAAGAAACAGCTTAATAAAGCAATCGCCTTATTGGATAAGCAGCTCGAACCAATGAAGGAAGAATTAAAAGGGACGAAGGACAAGCAGGAACGCGCCATGATTCGAGAACGAATGAGCCCGATCAAAGCGGAACGAAACGCGCTTACGGCGAGCGTCAGCGACCTGGATTACTCTATCGAATGGATGGACACCGGATATCCGCCGGGATGGCGCCGGCCGATGGAACGCCGCAGCATACACCAACGGACGAAGGTTTGGGACCCTCAATGGATGGACCATCTGACTTCATACGAATTTGAATTCGAGGTTGCGGAGATCGGAAGGCCATTAACGAGAGAACAGGAATGGATGATCGAAGATGCCCTGCGTAATCTGAGTGAAAGAGAGCGTCAATGCTACGTGCTGTATCACGCTTTCGGAATGTCGATGCAGAGCATAGCTTATGAGATGGGAGTCAAGAAAGGTTCGGTCCAAGTTATGCTGAACAGGGCAGACTTGAAGATCGAATACAACAAGGCGAATAACCTGTTCCTGCTGTGCATGTGA